In Drosophila teissieri strain GT53w chromosome 2R, Prin_Dtei_1.1, whole genome shotgun sequence, the following proteins share a genomic window:
- the LOC122612934 gene encoding uncharacterized protein LOC122612934 — MVAKQEKHTGLELIDREDHGLTSMECAESERTLIRQSQGEAFAEDSQGKAAKGSRLNGLSPYFDEDGVMRASGRIDDAACVPYSARLPIILSHEEALAEMIVQHHHEWMCHQNVEATIGAIRQKFWITNLRRLLRKVMSNCNVCKLRKARPAQPEMGPLKENRLEANGWPFKYTGLDYFGPLFVTVGSHTEKRNFTSRGGPVVRIRSDNGKNLVGADREVRKFSEVFEPARIQGELSSKGIEWIFNYPANPAEGGAWKRMVQCVKKVLAHTMKEIAPKEHVLENLLIEAESIMNSHPLTHLPVTVDQEAPLTPNDLLKGVPDVPDLSKDDGLESNRWATRKQWRIAKMMRDRFWKRWVHEYLPTLVRRERWCKHVEPIRRGDLVFICDPAIPQREWKRGVVEEVFTGRDGIPRRAAVRTNDRAKTTMRPVSKLAVLDVVNASVPPEWGCRGTV, encoded by the exons ATGGTAGCCAAGCAGGAGAAGCACACAG GGCTAGAGTTAATCGATCGAGAGGATCACGGACTGACGTCGATGGAATGCGCTGAGTCCGAGCGCACACTGATAAGGCAATCGCAGGGAGAAGCGTTTGCTGAAGATAGCCAAGGAAAGGCCGCCAAAGGCAGCCGACTTAATGGGCTGTCACCATACTTCGACGAGGACGGAGTAATGCGAGCCAGCGGGAGGATCGACGACGCGGCGTGTGTGCCATACAGCGCACGACTGCCGATCATACTGTCTCACGAGGAGGCACTGGCGGAGATGATTGTGCAGCATCACCACGAGTGGATGTGCCACCAAAATGTGGAGGCAACTATTGGAGCGATTCGGCAGAAGTTCTGGATTACGAACTTACGGAGGTTGCTACGGAAGGTGATGAGTAACTGCAATGTGTGCAAGCTACGGAAGGCGCGACCTGCGCAGCCGGAGATGGGTCCCCTGAAAGAGAACCGGCTGGAAGCCAACGGATGGCCATTCAAGTATACCGGCCTGGACTATTTTGGACCGCTATTTGTGACTGTTGGAAGTCACACGGAGAAAAG GAACTTCACGAGCCGCGGAGGACCGGTGGTCAGGATAAGGAGCGACAATGGGAAGAACTTGGTTGGAGCCGATAGAGAGGTCAGGAAGTTCAGCGAAGTATTTGAGCCTGCAAGGATCCAGGGCGAGCTGTCGTCCAAAGGAATTGAGTGGATCTTTAATTACCCGGCGAACCCAGCTGAGGGTGGCGCTTGGAAAAGGATGGTGCAGTGCGTGAAGAAGGTGCTGGCGCACACAATGAAGGAGATCGCGCCCAAGGAGCATGTACTGGAGAACCTGTTGATTGAGGCGGAGAGCATAATGAACTCTCATCCGCTCACTCATCTACCAGTGACGGTGGACCAGGAGGCTCCATTGACACCCAACGATTTATTGAAAGGAGTACCCGATGTTCCGGATCTTTCCAAAGATGATGGACTGGAGTCCAACAGATGGGCTACCAGGAAGCAGTGGCGCATAGCAAAAATGATGCGGGATCGATTCTGGAAGAGATGGGTGCATGAGTACCTGCCAACACTTGTGCGCAGGGAGAGATGGTGCAAGCACGTCGAGCCCATTCGTCGAGGAGATCTGGTGTTCATATGTGATCCGGCCATACCACAAAGAGAGTGGAAACGAGGCGTCGTGGAAGAGGTGTTCACCGGGAGAGATGGAATCCCTCGTCGAGCGGCGGTGCGGACTAACGATCGAGCCAAGACGACAATGCGTCCCGTTTCGAAGCTAGCTGTCCTGGACGTGGTGAATGCGAGTGTTCCACCGGAGTGGGGATGTCGCGGAACGGTTTAG